TCGATGATAGCTTCAACAGCGCGTTCTGCGTCTGCTTTTGTACCTCCGAGTACATCGTGTACTTTGTCTGCAAGTGCTGCTTTATTCATAGTATTTTTATTATTGTGATAAAAGCGACCTTATGTCTCAAAGCATTATATAGAGCGGTCTATTTTGTGCAATAGGAAGAGGGTACTTACTATTTATCAAAATTCTTTCGATATAAACTTTTTTTGTACGTTCCGAGCACAGAAATATGCTTGGTGTGGTCTTCTAATTCCTCAAGAGCCTCTTTAAGAGGTGACTCGTCTGCCTTTCCAAGACATTCAAGGTAGAAGTGAGCTTCTTTATGGCGTTGCATAGGAACAAAGCTTTCTAGCTTTATGATGTTTATTTCATGTTTAGCAAAAGAACCGAGAGATTCGTATAGTGCTGCTGGATTGTCTAGCACGTCGTATACAATACTGGTTATGCAATCACCATTTAGTGGCTTATCTACAGGGTTTTTTGTCAGTATAAGAAATCGCGTGACGTTATCGTTGGAATCTTGCATATTCTCTTGCAGAACATGGACTGTGTCATATAGGGTTGCTGCGTATACTGAAGCAAGTGCTGCATAGGCCTTATTTCCAGTATCAGAAATGAAGGAAACAGCTTTAGCGGTGTCCCCATACGGAACTGGCTCTATATTAAGAGATCGTAAATTTTTTGTACATTGTGAAAGCGCTTCACGATGACTATACACTTGTTTTACGTCTTTGAGCGAAGTTCCCTTTAAAGCTATAAGAGCATGACGAATAGGTAGAAAATGCTCAGCGATGACTGTCAAGCCGCTTTTTGGCAACAAATGATGTAAATCTGCAACACGCCCTGCTGTTGAATTTTCAATAGGAAGAAGCGCGTGAGTCGCTTCCGCGTTCTTAACTGCTTCGATAACTGCATCAAACGTAGGGTAGCCAACACGCCCTGCTGTAGGGTCATATTCTGCAGCAGCAATACTCGAATAGGAACCTTCGACACCTTGATAGGCTATTTTTAGGTTCTGCATACAGTGGAATTAACGCGCAAACTCGATTGAGCGACTTTCACGGATAACGTTGATCTTCACTTCTCCTGGATAATTGAGTTCGTTCTCTATTTTTAGCGCGATATCTCGGGCTAGTGTCCGTGCTTCCGTGTCAGTAACTTCTTCTGGTTTCACAAAGATACGTACTTCACGCCCAGCGGATATAGCATAACTTTTATCAATACCTGGGAAGCTATTTGCAACAGCCTCAAGTTCTTCCAGTCGTTTTATGTAGTTTTCTACCGTATCACGTCGTGCTCCAGGGCGTCCAGCTGAGATAGCATCGGCAACTTGTACGATGTAGCTTTCAGGGTTTGAGTACGGATACTCTTCGTGATGCGCTTCCATTGCTTTTATAACTTCTGGGTCAACATTAAACTTGGCAAGAATACGTCGTCCAATTTCTACGTGGGTACCGGTTACTTCATGGTCAACTGCCTTGCCAATATCGTGTAAAAGGGCACCGGCGCGTGCGACTTGTACATCTGCACCAACTTCTTCTGCGATGATAGCAGCAATATGTGCCATTTCAGTTGAGTGAATAAGTACGTTTTGCCCGTAACTTGTACGGAAATGTAGTCGTCCTAATACAATAAGTAGTTTTGGATCAAGATTATGTACTCCTACTTCGTAGGCTGCTTCTTCACCACGTTTTTTGATGATGACGTTGATTTCTTCACGTGCTTTTTCAACAGTATCTTCAATTTTTGCAGGCTGAATACGTCCATCAATCATGAGATTTTCAAGAGCAACGCGAGCAACTTGCCGACGTATTGGATCGAATGATGAAATCGTGATAGCACCAGGTGTGTCATCAACAATAACGTCTACTCCAGTTGCTCGTTCAAATGCGCGGATGTTTCGTCCTTCCTTGCCAATGATTTTACCCTTAATTTCCTCATTAGGAAGCATAACCGTGGTTGAAAGCACGTCTGCTTGCAGGTTATTACCTACACGATGGATGGCTGTGGTGATAATATCTTGCGCTTTTCGTTCGTATTTTTCTATACCTTCCCGTTCCAGTTTTTGTAGACGAACATGTAAATCTTCCTCGTGAGTCGATTCAACTTGCTTTAACAATTCGCTTTTTGCTTCTTCTACTGAGAGTCCAGCAGTTTTTTGAAGAGCATCTTCCCGTTCAGCAAGCTTTTTTTCAGCTTCTTCACGTAATTCTTTTACGCGTTCAGCCTTCGTTTTCATTTCTTCGTGATCTTCATCGAGATCACCTTGCCGTTTATCAAGGAGTTCTTCTTTGCGAATAAGGCGATCTTCAGTTTTCTTAAGATCACCTTCCTTTTCTTTTAATTCACCTGTACGTTCAGCGATTATTTTATCGGATTTTTTCTCCGCGTCTTCCGTGATGCGCTTGGCATCTTCTTTAGCCTCAAGCATCATTTGCTTGATTTGTAGCTCCATTGAGCCACGTTTACCGAGGGATACTATCCAACGTAGAAAGTATCCGAACCCAGTACCGAATGCTGCTGCGAGGAGCAACAGCATGAGTATTACTTTTAATGACATATGTTTTTATGCCCACTTATCTTACTTGTATGCTTTTTTGTTGGAGTGCTTCGGTTCTTGTAGAGAGGAATTACGGGAGGTTCACTTGCACAAAAGAGTCAAAACGCGTCAGAAAGCGGGGAAATTTACTGAAAATGATTAAATTACAACCAGTACGTATGAGAATACCAGAAATTTGACAATACGCAAAAAGAAAAGCATATCGTACATATAAAAACGGCGACCAAAGGTCGCCGTTTTTATAAGAGGTAAAGAAACTTACGCAAGTACTTTATCGATTATCCCGTACTTCTTTGCTTCGTCTGCAGTCATAAAGAAGTCACGGTCGACGTCTTTATCAATTTGTGCAAGTTTTTGCCCAGTGTTTT
This genomic stretch from Candidatus Kaiserbacteria bacterium harbors:
- a CDS encoding prephenate dehydratase (catalyzes the formation of phenylpyruvate from prephenate in phenylalanine biosynthesis), with amino-acid sequence MQNLKIAYQGVEGSYSSIAAAEYDPTAGRVGYPTFDAVIEAVKNAEATHALLPIENSTAGRVADLHHLLPKSGLTVIAEHFLPIRHALIALKGTSLKDVKQVYSHREALSQCTKNLRSLNIEPVPYGDTAKAVSFISDTGNKAYAALASVYAATLYDTVHVLQENMQDSNDNVTRFLILTKNPVDKPLNGDCITSIVYDVLDNPAALYESLGSFAKHEINIIKLESFVPMQRHKEAHFYLECLGKADESPLKEALEELEDHTKHISVLGTYKKSLYRKNFDK
- the rny gene encoding ribonuclease Y, translated to MSLKVILMLLLLAAAFGTGFGYFLRWIVSLGKRGSMELQIKQMMLEAKEDAKRITEDAEKKSDKIIAERTGELKEKEGDLKKTEDRLIRKEELLDKRQGDLDEDHEEMKTKAERVKELREEAEKKLAEREDALQKTAGLSVEEAKSELLKQVESTHEEDLHVRLQKLEREGIEKYERKAQDIITTAIHRVGNNLQADVLSTTVMLPNEEIKGKIIGKEGRNIRAFERATGVDVIVDDTPGAITISSFDPIRRQVARVALENLMIDGRIQPAKIEDTVEKAREEINVIIKKRGEEAAYEVGVHNLDPKLLIVLGRLHFRTSYGQNVLIHSTEMAHIAAIIAEEVGADVQVARAGALLHDIGKAVDHEVTGTHVEIGRRILAKFNVDPEVIKAMEAHHEEYPYSNPESYIVQVADAISAGRPGARRDTVENYIKRLEELEAVANSFPGIDKSYAISAGREVRIFVKPEEVTDTEARTLARDIALKIENELNYPGEVKINVIRESRSIEFAR